A window from Telopea speciosissima isolate NSW1024214 ecotype Mountain lineage chromosome 8, Tspe_v1, whole genome shotgun sequence encodes these proteins:
- the LOC122671574 gene encoding U-box domain-containing protein 16-like — MAIPPQVFLPRKRRPSASSFISPEFTDRKLLQSLLLLSREISLLKPLQSLLKPTFSSIIRKSKLLAIVFEEIFRLPISFLPQSALLCSKELYVVLQRIKTLIEDCSNGSKMWLLMQHKSVSHSFHQITLEISTLLDVFPFKEFDLNDDVEELVVLLTKQCCEATTFADPFAENLKQEVLKMLDDLEKAIVPEQSKLENIFEKLGLSDSSSCRDEIECLEDEVQSLDSSDGKSTVQMLALMGLLRYAKCILYGASSPKRITTSPRSNSTNDLSMSSFPSDFLCPISLELMSDPVVVATGQTYDRSSISLWINSGRNTCPKTGQILAHMNLIPNHALKNLIVLWCRENKLPFETAETNDKSNGVTLSKAAVEATKMTASFLVNELRDSPSMETANRIVHELRTLAKTVSESRACIAESGAIPLLVDHLGSNNPDLQLNAVTTILNLSILEANKTMIMETGGVIDGVVRVLRSGATWEAKGSAAATVYSLSGVHTYRKEIGRKKRVVHGLVELASVGPASPRRDALASILNLAGERGCIGRLIEGGVLKMAVELMEESPEEVVTILAVMAKRGGAMAIATTDGAIGKLATVLTDGPEGAKESAAAALDTVCRRGGNEVVAKLALTPRIQKAIWDLMRIGTIRARRKAASLWRTLRQWAAEPGHTHQNRVVQVFTNMTELIIA, encoded by the coding sequence atGGCAATTCCTCCTCAAGTTTTCCtaccaagaaagagaagaccTTCAGCGAGCTCTTTCATCTCCCCTGAATTCACCGACCGAAAGCTCCTtcaatctcttctccttctctcccgAGAAATTTCCCTTCTTAAACCTCTCCAGTCCCTTCTCAAACCCACCTTCTCTTCTATAATCCGCAAATCTAAACTCCTAGCAATCGTATTCGAAGAGATTTTTCGTCTTCCCATTTCCTTTCTCCCTCAATCTGCACTTCTCTGTTCCAAAGAATTATACGTAGTTTTACAGAGAATCAAAACTTTGATTGAAGACTGTTCTAATGGAAGCAAGATGTGGCTTTTGATGCAGCACAAATCGGTCTCTCACAGTTTTCATCAGATAACACTCGAAATCTCGACTCTGTTAGACGTTTTCCCTTTCAAAGAATTCGATTTGAACGATGACGTGGAGGAGCTCGTAGTTCTGCTTACAAAACAGTGTTGCGAGGCTACAACTTTCGCGGATCCCTTCGCAGAGAATCTCAAGCAAGAGGTTCTGAAGATGCTCGATGATTTAGAGAAAGCAATCGTTCCTGAGCAATCGAAGCTGGAGAATATCTTcgagaaattagggttaagtgATTCTTCGAGTTGCAGAGACGAGATCGAGTGTCTTGAAGACGAGGTTCAGAGTTTGGATTCTTCAGATGGGAAATCGACGGTTCAGATGCTCGCATTGATGGGCCTCCTTCGCTACGCGAAATGCATCCTCTACGGTGCTTCGTCACCAAAGAGAATCACCACATCACCGAGATCCAACAGCACAAACGATCTCTCTATGTCTTCGTTCCCGTCCGATTTCCTCTGCCCGATCAGCCTCGAATTGATGAGTGATCCAGTGGTTGTTGCAACAGGGCAGACCTATGATAGATCCTCCATCAGCCTCTGGATCAATTCTGGGCGTAACACGTGTCCGAAAACGGGTCAAATACTCGCTCACATGAATCTGATCCCGAATCATGCATTGAAGAATTTGATCGTGTTGTGGTGCCGTGAAAATAAACTCCCATTTGAAACGGCGGAGACCAACGATAAATCTAACGGCGTTACATTGAGCAAGGCTGCGGTGGAGGCCACGAAGATGACGGCGTCGTTTCTCGTGAACGAACTCCGTGATTCACCGTCAATGGAGACGGCGAATCGGATCGTTCACGAGCTTAGGACTCTTGCGAAAACAGTTTCCGAAAGCCGTGCTTGCATCGCCGAGTCTGGAGCGATTCCTCTACTCGTTGATCACTTGGGTTCAAATAATCCTGACCTGCAACTTAACGCCGTTACTACGATTCTTAACCTATCTATTCTCGAAGCCAATAAGACGATGATCATGGAAACTGGCGGAGTTATTGACGGCGTCGTTAGGGTGCTGAGATCAGGTGCCACGTGGGAAGCGAAGGGAAGTGCGGCTGCCACGGTGTATAGCCTTTCAGGTGTGCATACCTACAGGAAGGAGATAGGGAGGAAGAAACGTGTCGTGCATGGATTAGTAGAGCTGGCGAGTGTGGGACCCGCAAGTCCAAGAAGAGATGCTTTGGCTTCTATTTTGAATTTGGCGGGAGAAAGAGGCTGCATTGGGAGATTAATAGAAGGTGGGGTGCTGAAAATGGCTGTGGAATTAATGGAGGAGTCGCCGGAAGAAGTGGTGACCATTCTGGCCGTGATGGCGAAGAGGGGCGGAGCAATGGCTATAGCTACGACGGATGGGGCTATCGGGAAGTTAGCGACAGTGTTGACGGATGGTCCAGAGGGAGCGAAAGAGAGTGCCGCCGCGGCGCTTGATACAGTTTGCCGGAGGGGAGGGAATGAGGTGGTGGCTAAATTGGCGTTAACCCCAAGGATTCAAAAAGCAATTTGGGACTTGATGAGGATTGGAACGATTAGGGCACGGCGGAAGGCGGCGAGCCTATGGCGGACTCTTCGGCAATGGGCGGCCGAACCTGGTCACACTCATCAGAACCGGGTTGTTCAAGTCTTCACCAATATGACTGAACTTATCATAGCTTGA